A part of Desulfovibrio sp. JC010 genomic DNA contains:
- a CDS encoding DUF2087 domain-containing protein, whose protein sequence is MSRTQLPLIINDVSALSRSLRRQLEDAGQVPGHVEMMNLLAKAGGYKNFQHLKAEQAKPQKQQPLSIDMKRVTKATRYFDLNSQLRCWPKKYNQRILCLWVLWSRLPARTAMTELELDEKLILAHSFCDHAMLRRWLVDEELVSRTPDGREYKRIEARPPLEAVELIRQVNQ, encoded by the coding sequence ATGTCCCGTACTCAACTTCCCCTCATCATCAACGATGTATCCGCATTGTCGCGCAGCCTGCGCCGACAGCTGGAAGATGCCGGGCAGGTGCCCGGTCATGTGGAAATGATGAACCTGCTGGCCAAGGCCGGGGGTTACAAAAACTTCCAGCACCTCAAGGCTGAACAGGCAAAACCGCAAAAACAGCAGCCGCTTTCCATCGACATGAAACGGGTAACCAAGGCGACCCGCTATTTTGACCTCAACAGCCAACTCCGCTGCTGGCCCAAGAAATATAACCAGCGCATACTCTGCCTCTGGGTTCTGTGGTCGCGTCTTCCCGCCCGCACTGCAATGACCGAGCTGGAACTGGATGAAAAACTTATTCTGGCTCACAGCTTCTGCGACCATGCCATGCTTCGACGCTGGCTGGTGGACGAAGAACTGGTTTCGCGCACGCCGGACGGACGCGAATACAAACGAATTGAAGCCCGCCCTCCCCTTGAGGCCGTGGAACTGATCAGACAGGTAAACCAATAA
- a CDS encoding heavy metal translocating P-type ATPase, translating into MNQMISTRTFFPEEDLRVVHCIQGRIRVRCSGFSKVILNPDYVEAHVASFPGITKVRLNLYAGSLIVRHDRLEDIFAQLVHALNTLPVESFTAASNRGEPITRIAVGTHLLMAAATPFLPSLLQMHVAFSVGIPILWEGLKNLFSHGISAKSLDGFSAGLCLVLKNYPAVAVIGFMRILGDFLKQRNDIRSNELLVKLFRSRRKAVWVERDGVEVEISFDCVRCGDIAVFGAGELVAVDGEVVGGSAVVNKSMITGESIPVCLEIGGHAVSGSVVESGRLRVRADKVGAETSMSRINRFLEQAIQDKSLPELKGDRLADKLVPVTLGLSGATYALTGDLSRTASMASIDYVCSVKFPACFSVKSSIYAAARSGMLLAGGRPLDAFAKVDTVVFDKTGTLTRNLMQVTDVAPFGNRDSLEVLNLAARIEQHYEHPLAKAVVQEALSQGLQLSPVSDVEFVVSKGIRAMADGHEILVGSRGFVLQYCAPECPDIDRRADQLRSQGKIVLYVARGGEVIGLVAMRDTLRPESSEVIAELKRTGIKKVVVLTGDHCTTASRLKERLDGIDELHWELAPEDKASIVQDLKAQGAVVAVVGDGVNDAPALIAADLGICMGHGGELARLSAQAVIMNNDLRSICAARSIALRQHRILDHCYRQGAVVNTSLFALASAGLLAPLASTVLHNLNTFGLVGYSMFRAGRLESSKA; encoded by the coding sequence GTCCGTTTGAATTTGTATGCGGGGAGCCTGATTGTACGCCATGATCGCCTTGAAGACATTTTTGCTCAGCTGGTGCATGCCCTGAATACCCTCCCTGTGGAAAGTTTCACTGCTGCCTCGAACAGGGGTGAGCCCATAACCAGAATTGCTGTGGGAACCCATCTGCTCATGGCTGCGGCAACTCCTTTTTTGCCTTCGTTACTACAGATGCATGTCGCTTTTTCTGTTGGAATACCGATTCTTTGGGAGGGGCTGAAGAATTTGTTTTCACACGGAATCAGTGCCAAATCTCTTGACGGGTTCAGTGCGGGGCTTTGTCTGGTTTTGAAAAATTACCCGGCTGTTGCCGTGATCGGATTCATGCGTATTCTGGGGGATTTTCTCAAGCAACGTAACGATATCCGCTCCAATGAACTTTTGGTAAAGCTGTTCCGCAGCCGCAGGAAAGCTGTCTGGGTTGAGCGGGACGGTGTTGAAGTGGAAATTTCTTTTGATTGTGTGCGTTGCGGTGATATTGCTGTTTTCGGTGCCGGGGAATTGGTGGCTGTGGACGGTGAAGTTGTCGGCGGTTCTGCCGTGGTCAACAAAAGCATGATTACCGGGGAGTCCATTCCGGTCTGTCTGGAAATAGGCGGCCATGCCGTTTCCGGTTCAGTGGTGGAGAGCGGGCGTCTCCGCGTCCGGGCGGACAAGGTGGGGGCGGAAACATCCATGTCCCGGATCAACCGTTTTCTGGAGCAGGCTATTCAGGATAAATCCCTGCCGGAACTGAAAGGCGACCGTCTTGCGGACAAACTTGTTCCGGTGACTCTCGGTCTCAGCGGTGCGACCTATGCCCTGACCGGGGATTTGTCCCGCACAGCTTCCATGGCTTCCATTGATTACGTCTGCTCGGTGAAATTTCCGGCCTGCTTTTCGGTGAAAAGCAGTATCTATGCCGCCGCCCGTTCCGGCATGCTGTTGGCGGGAGGGCGTCCTCTTGATGCCTTTGCCAAGGTGGATACCGTTGTTTTCGATAAAACCGGGACCCTGACCCGGAACCTTATGCAGGTCACCGATGTTGCCCCTTTCGGCAACCGGGACAGCTTGGAAGTATTGAATCTTGCCGCCCGCATTGAGCAGCACTATGAACATCCGCTGGCAAAGGCGGTGGTGCAGGAAGCTCTATCACAGGGATTGCAGTTAAGCCCGGTCAGCGATGTGGAATTTGTCGTTTCAAAGGGAATCCGGGCCATGGCTGACGGCCATGAAATTCTGGTCGGCAGCAGAGGGTTTGTCTTACAGTACTGCGCTCCGGAGTGTCCTGATATCGATCGGCGTGCAGATCAGTTGCGCTCTCAGGGCAAGATTGTTTTATATGTTGCCCGTGGCGGAGAAGTTATAGGTCTTGTCGCCATGCGCGATACCCTCCGTCCTGAATCCAGTGAAGTAATCGCGGAATTGAAGCGCACAGGAATTAAAAAAGTGGTGGTACTCACCGGGGATCACTGTACGACAGCCAGCAGGTTAAAGGAACGTCTTGACGGGATTGATGAGTTGCATTGGGAGCTGGCTCCCGAAGACAAGGCCAGTATTGTTCAGGATTTGAAAGCGCAGGGAGCAGTGGTTGCCGTGGTCGGCGACGGTGTGAATGATGCCCCGGCCTTAATAGCCGCTGATCTGGGAATCTGCATGGGTCACGGCGGGGAACTGGCCCGCCTGAGTGCTCAGGCTGTGATTATGAATAATGATTTGCGTTCCATATGCGCTGCGCGGAGCATAGCTTTGCGCCAGCACCGTATTCTGGATCACTGCTACCGTCAGGGGGCTGTTGTGAATACATCTCTGTTCGCCCTTGCTTCTGCCGGCTTGCTGGCCCCGCTTGCATCCACTGTACTTCACAACCTGAACACTTTCGGATTAGTGGGCTATTCCATGTTCCGCGCCGGGCGGCTTGAAAGCAGTAAAGCTTGA
- a CDS encoding lactoylglutathione lyase family protein codes for MNYPRNFSHIGITVTNLEQAVKFYTEVMGWYLIMEPTEITQDESAIGIMCNDVFGEGWSSFKIAHLSTGDKIGIELFEFPNSERRENNFEFWKTGVFHYSVQDPDVEGLAAKIVEHGGKQRMPVREYYPGEKPYRMVYCEDPFGNIVEVYSHSYELTYSAGAYQD; via the coding sequence ATGAATTATCCAAGAAACTTTTCCCATATCGGCATTACCGTGACAAACCTTGAGCAGGCAGTCAAATTCTACACAGAAGTCATGGGCTGGTATCTGATTATGGAACCCACAGAAATCACCCAGGACGAATCCGCCATCGGCATCATGTGTAACGATGTTTTCGGTGAAGGCTGGTCCAGCTTTAAAATAGCCCACCTTTCCACCGGTGATAAAATCGGCATTGAACTTTTCGAATTCCCCAACTCTGAACGCCGTGAAAACAACTTCGAATTCTGGAAAACAGGAGTATTCCACTATAGCGTGCAGGACCCCGATGTGGAAGGCCTTGCAGCCAAAATTGTGGAACACGGCGGCAAGCAGCGCATGCCCGTACGCGAATACTACCCCGGCGAAAAGCCCTACCGCATGGTCTATTGCGAAGATCCCTTCGGCAACATCGTGGAAGTATACAGCCACAGCTACGAACTGACTTACTCCGCCGGAGCTTATCAGGACTAG
- a CDS encoding helix-turn-helix domain-containing protein: MIKYKGKPFRCPVEVGMGIISGKWKSLILWHLHEKPIRYKELERIVPGVSQKMLTQQLKEMEADGLLLRKVYPEVPPRVEYALTGLGHSVFPLLEAIHKWTVDNLELEQIEE; encoded by the coding sequence ATGATTAAGTACAAAGGCAAGCCGTTCAGGTGCCCGGTTGAGGTCGGCATGGGCATAATCAGCGGTAAGTGGAAGAGCCTGATTCTGTGGCATCTGCATGAAAAGCCGATCCGGTATAAGGAATTGGAACGTATTGTTCCCGGCGTAAGTCAGAAGATGCTGACCCAGCAGTTGAAGGAGATGGAAGCTGACGGGTTGCTGTTGCGTAAAGTTTACCCCGAAGTTCCGCCGAGGGTTGAGTACGCGTTGACCGGGCTGGGGCACAGCGTTTTTCCCCTGCTGGAAGCGATCCACAAGTGGACGGTGGATAATCTGGAGCTGGAACAGATTGAAGAGTAG